The Plasmodium chabaudi chabaudi strain AS genome assembly, chromosome: 14 genome contains the following window.
CTATAAATATGTGGCCTGCTTACTTTAGGTTTTTGGGGATTTGTATTTTCCTTtggattattattattgttgttGTCGTTatcattgttattatttttgttattattgtttttggTGTTATTATTGTAGTTACTActactattattactatcatcattatttcgattattactattattactCGTTCCAAAActgtttaaattattacttgaaattttatcatttaattgAAGCTCcgctttattttcatcctCTGATGAATTATTCTCATCATTCCAGCATTCATGCCTTCGAAAAAAAGAGAATGGTTCCTCACAACTAATCTTTTTTCCATCTTTATGATCAGTATGATattctatataaatatatatcaatgccttttgtaaaaatgataCCAATGCATTACTGGGCAATTTATCACAATGACTTACATAATAGGTATTCtttgatatatttcctTCATTCAAAAATGCATATGCGGTATGAACAAAACCATTCTCTACTAAATAGCGATAAACAAGTAGATTAACTTCATCTGATGACAAatgtattttcattttaattataaaaacaaaactcctttattatgtttttttccttttttgtttcttctttattgcaaaaacaaaaaagtattaaaaaaaaaacataaatgtatctattatatatacaaatatatatttttatcaaattttgaaataaacttcattatttataatatataaatataagtataaatatatctatatattttttctttctctttttcagcttcaaaatacaaatctttaattttaattatatattaaataatattattttttcctttttatatattttttaaatacaatatatgcgaaaaaaatactataataattaaaatatatatgacaaatatattatatataataaaggcGATGTGATGTATATCGTTTTTATAtcccatatatttttcctcGCTTAAAAATGagccattttttattatatataattatattatacatatatatatacctttCCAAAATACGCTAATTAATAGTACCCCAAAAATTccgaaaaaaaagaaaatgatataacCCATGCTACAACatgcttaaaaaaaataaaatttcactttactcatttttatatattttttatttttccaatatttttatttaataatacaaacaaaataattattcatattttcataaataacTATTACAAACTCATCAATTGTAACTTTGAATTATTAATCCttcaatttattatttaaatgatcattttattttatgtactccaatttaaataattacatattaagctaatatataataatcataattatatgctatatttgtccttttttaattcaccACTTTTACATGTCCTCCTGATTTTAttctatataaaatattacctcaatatatatttattttcattagaATGCTTCTTCATGCTATCAATATGACATCACGAAAAAACGAATCGGAAAAAGGCAACATATCATTTGGAATAATACAACTATATGCAaataccatttttatttacttatGAATGCTCAGTGAAGCTTTTCCATAACCTCGATAATATCGCTAAAtcatttattgtttttaagCATCACGCTTTTTGGTTTTACGCACTTTTGTCACCTTTTTTCAATGctctatattatttccttATGCAATATGCctatattttgattatacttattttgTACTGCTAATAATTAATACTAACATGAAATAGAAAagttcaaataaataaatatatgtatttatttatagtcTC
Protein-coding sequences here:
- a CDS encoding LisH domain-containing protein, putative, coding for MKIHLSSDEVNLLVYRYLVENGFVHTAYAFLNEGNISKNTYYVSHCDKLPSNALVSFLQKALIYIYIEYHTDHKDGKKISCEEPFSFFRRHECWNDENNSSEDENKAELQLNDKISSNNLNSFGTSNNSNNRNNDDSNNSSSNYNNNTKNNNNKNNNNDNDNNNNNNPKENTNPQKPKVSRPHIYSSSFSNFASLNYNDSNLSFKDIKRNYVSIFAQAKTAKKRSNKRTNNNDESKEKNVKEESNSTSGNQKKKSKAIKSSGKSNKVAESDNNNKSDDGDGNFSYDKKKKKT